GCTTGCTTACACCATCTGAAATTTTTTCAAGTTTCCTTATCTTTATTTTTACATTCGCACCAGATCTGCTACCTTTCCTTAAGTTTTCCGATAATTGTTTTAGAGTTGGTTCAATAGACTCTTCTGGGAAATCATTATCTGCTTTAGCAATAATCAAATCGAAACCATTGTCATAAACAATTGGAACATATTTTGCATCTTCTATTATTACTTTTTCAGTATAACTTTGTATAAATGCCCAACTGCTTAAAGAAAGTAATAATGAGAAAATGGTTGCTCCTATTATTCGAAATTTAAAGCCAAAATTAAATATAAAAGCTGCTATGGTGCAAATAAAAAGAAATACTCCAAAGAATCCAAAAATTTTGGGTGTGTTCTCTAATAGTTCAAAAAAAGACATTTAGTGGCTTTGACCTGATTAATTTCTTATATTTTGTAAGCCTACTCTATTTTCGGGCTCTAACTTGAAAAAAATTAGATCTCTAAATTTAAATACTAAGATTCTTTTAGTAGGGATGCTTTTCCCCTTAGGTTTTTTAGGGACTTTTTTATTAAATAATTTTTTAAAAGAAACTTATAGTTCTAGGAAATTAGAATTAGAAGAAAGTATTGAGAATCTTTTAAATAAAAATGTTGAATTGGGTGATTATGTCGGGATTAGATTTCTAGGTTTTTCTTTAGGTAATTCAAAAATTAATGATAAAAAAGATACAGATTCTGTAATTAAATCTAAAAATGTATATGTGGGCATTATGCCTTTTAGCTCTCTTTTAAAACAAAAATGGATAGTAAAAATAAGTCCTGAGCAAACTGCAATTAATATCGATAGAGATTTTTTTAAAAGGGATAAACCTTATAAAAAAGATAGAAGTACAAAAAAATCAAAATTGAAATATGAATTGAACTTTAATTTAAATAAATATTCAGTCCTTAATTTTAAAAAGGCAGGATTAAAAACGAAAGTAAAAGGTAATTTTATCTACAAGTCAAGTAATAGACAAATTATTGCAAATATAAAATCAAATTTTGATGAAAAAGGTTTTTTAAAATTTAAATTTAATACAAAATTAAATCAAGACTTTTTAAAACTGGATTTATTTTCTAGGGGTTTAGATCTTGAGAGTTCTGAATATATTATTGGTAATAGAAAAATTAGTTTTAAAAAAGGTAACTTTAAATCTAACTTTAAATTTAATAAATTACCAAATAAAACATTTTGCAAAGGAAGATTTTCTTTTACTAACTTAAAAATACAATCGGAAGCTTTCTCAGAAAATATAAATTCAGATTCAACTAGTTTTTTCTGTAAAGATAATAATTTAATTGGTAATTCAGAAAAATTAAATTATGGAACTTTGACTTCGAATTTTTATCTAAATGTCCCATTTAATAAAAGTTCTAATAATATCGATCTAAAAGGAAGTATTGGATATATTAATAGCCTAAATCCAGATATCAAATTATCTGGTAATATTCCCTATTGGTTGGATAGAAGAGGTATTAATTTTGGTGATATAGATACTAGTTTTAAAATAAATAGAACTCAATTATCTAATTTAAATATTTTCAGAAAGAATGATATAAGGGGCTTTATTACTGCTAGAGGAGAATTAAAAGGAAGAATTACTGATCCTGATATTTCGATAAACTTTAATGTTGATTATCCACACTTTAAAGGTGTCCGTATTAGAGAAATATGGGAGGGGGATATTAAAAATAAAAATGATAAATTTGTTTTAAATATGAAAAACAGATACTCTCCAATTCCTTCATTTCTTTCTATAAAGTTTGATTATGATCTTAAATTAGATAATTTATCTTTTAGTAGAATTTTTAATTCTAATAAAGGAAACATAGAATTATTTAAGGAGAATAATAGTTATATTTGGAGAGCTAATAAATTTCCTCTTGATGAACTTGAATTATCTATAAGAAACAATCAATTCGATAGAATTGAAGGAATTATTAATGGTTCTGGATCAATATCTTTAGACCAGTCCTATCTTGATGGCAGACTGGCTTGGAGTTTAGGTAAATATAGAAATATAGAGCTAGATAATTCCTTATTTGATTTTAACTTTAATGAGAATTCTTTTAATATAAGCTCATCATTTTATCCAATTGATGGAGGAATAATTGAAGCAGAGTATAACTCAAATGCTAATAATAAAATTAATTTAGATTTTATTAATACTAGTACTATTTGGACAATACAGACCGCTATTGACATTTTGAATTTTGATAATAAAAAATTTAGTCAAACAAGTAGATTAAATATCTTGGATGATTTTGAAATAAATAAAGATAACAATTCGTTTAAAGAGAAGATTGATTTTATAAATAACTTTATTGAAAATAATAAAGCAAAAGATGAAAAGTTTAACTTGCAAAAATATTTTAATAAATTCAATAGTAGATATAATGCAGAAGTATCTATTGAGGGCGATAAACCAGGCAACTATAAAATAAATGCAGAATTAAATGGCTATCTTGATACTTCTAAAGATGATTACAAAAATAAAAAAGAAGAATTTTCTATTGATTTAAAAGGAGGATTATTAAGGGGTAAAGGTTCTTTAAGAATTAAAAAACTACCATTGAGTACTGCAAATATTTTTTTAAATCAATCAAGAGATTTTATGGGAGGGTTGGATATTAATTTATTTTATGATATGGATACAAAATCTTTCTCAAGTGAAATTGCTTCCAATAATTCATCAATAAAAAATAAAAAAATAGTATTTGATAAAGGACTAATTGAGTTTAAAAATTCTATTTTTGATATTGATTTTTCAGTATTAATAAATGACTCAGAAATTCCAATTAATATTGAAGGATCAATACCTATAAATAAATCAGATAAATTAGATCTTAGATTAATTGGAAATGGAAAATTTATTGAGTTAATAGATATTTTTGCTGATGAATACTTTACCTTT
The Prochlorococcus marinus XMU1411 genome window above contains:
- a CDS encoding translocation/assembly module TamB domain-containing protein, whose amino-acid sequence is MLFPLGFLGTFLLNNFLKETYSSRKLELEESIENLLNKNVELGDYVGIRFLGFSLGNSKINDKKDTDSVIKSKNVYVGIMPFSSLLKQKWIVKISPEQTAINIDRDFFKRDKPYKKDRSTKKSKLKYELNFNLNKYSVLNFKKAGLKTKVKGNFIYKSSNRQIIANIKSNFDEKGFLKFKFNTKLNQDFLKLDLFSRGLDLESSEYIIGNRKISFKKGNFKSNFKFNKLPNKTFCKGRFSFTNLKIQSEAFSENINSDSTSFFCKDNNLIGNSEKLNYGTLTSNFYLNVPFNKSSNNIDLKGSIGYINSLNPDIKLSGNIPYWLDRRGINFGDIDTSFKINRTQLSNLNIFRKNDIRGFITARGELKGRITDPDISINFNVDYPHFKGVRIREIWEGDIKNKNDKFVLNMKNRYSPIPSFLSIKFDYDLKLDNLSFSRIFNSNKGNIELFKENNSYIWRANKFPLDELELSIRNNQFDRIEGIINGSGSISLDQSYLDGRLAWSLGKYRNIELDNSLFDFNFNENSFNISSSFYPIDGGIIEAEYNSNANNKINLDFINTSTIWTIQTAIDILNFDNKKFSQTSRLNILDDFEINKDNNSFKEKIDFINNFIENNKAKDEKFNLQKYFNKFNSRYNAEVSIEGDKPGNYKINAELNGYLDTSKDDYKNKKEEFSIDLKGGLLRGKGSLRIKKLPLSTANIFLNQSRDFMGGLDINLFYDMDTKSFSSEIASNNSSIKNKKIVFDKGLIEFKNSIFDIDFSVLINDSEIPINIEGSIPINKSDKLDLRLIGNGKFIELIDIFADEYFTFKKGDVNLRMILKGTLEKPILNGFLVIKDSEIDFFNNIIEDINSTIIFDFDSLEINNLKANSEDSGKIFIKGSLPFYGRNDSEKSEINLITNRFTLKKDNFNFLIDSDIDLSGSFESPVLGGSLSFNNGFINFNSTNQNIKKENNLIRKEDKKDWPELYWNNNENIEIISNETILNSVLLGETLPNYLDNLSFNNLKLKLGPDFKLQYSEIVQAYLDTKLDLNINGKVGKDLNARGLIYLKKGIANLYTTPFKLDKNKDNYILFASRSGVVPFINFSLVSKVPDSIIPISENNEDLNISGDLDVNETSSGFGSFGIGNSRLIKIEASYEGFLDQLSFADENKRIQLRSTPSYNRSQIIGLIGGNSANLINRAFISQLNNADAFSERFQLSLYPALIENNDSLNNIFSNENLDIENDGQSSSNEEFSSQAWVAELGLDITDAINFSFQTVPGRDDISPLGILTFQANPNLELLGSYDSNGDWKSQIQLFFRY
- a CDS encoding DUF2518 family protein, which encodes MSFFELLENTPKIFGFFGVFLFICTIAAFIFNFGFKFRIIGATIFSLLLSLSSWAFIQSYTEKVIIEDAKYVPIVYDNGFDLIIAKADNDFPEESIEPTLKQLSENLRKGSRSGANVKIKIRKLEKISDGVSKPLVIGEVQKNVKMN